The region TGAAATCAAGACTGTACTTCATTTCAAACTAACACCAATCTTCATGGATAATTTCTATTTCCAAATGTGTCATTCACTTCACAGAACTTCTTCCTTCTCTGACCTGATGATACTGTACATATTAATGGGCTCTCAGATATACCCACCACAGGAGAACActgaacatcctgtgtcctcaGCACCAGTACCTGTCACCATTCCTTTATCAAATGTAAAAGCAGATATAAGGTCATTACATACAAAACGTCCGGTACACAGATGCACACTTTCCTAGATGTAAGTTAACGAGGCTGTGTGCTCCCCACTGATACGTGAAGGATGTGGAAGAATCATGAGATAAGGGGAGACTTAAAGAATGATCCCATGTGACTGTGTTTGGCACAATGGAGCCAAAGGTTGCACGCCTCCGAGCTGACGTGAGGAACGTTATCGGCTGCTCTGCTAATCCCTGTCCAGATAAAGACCGATAACCTGCAGCAAAGGAAACAAGACGACAAACTCCACTCTCACTGTTCCCCTCAGCTCATGTTACAATGTGGCAGCACCTGGGTGATCTCTCAAAGGCCTGACGAGAGCCAGTCAAAAATACCAtccagcagccaatcaggatcTCAGGGTTCGATTGACGTGACCTGACTGGCTCATCTGCCAGCTCTGATCCATGCTGCATATTCTGAtaacctgcctctggcttcagGTTGGTGCAAAGAGAAAGTCATTTTGAGCAGAGGTTTGACACAGCCTAGACATCCCTCAGTCCTGATGGCTCTTCTCCTGAATGAATTTGTATTCATACTGAAGAAAGAGGAGCAGAAGAACTGTTAGACTCAAAGCAGGTGAATGCAATTTAAACCCCGTGTCCTTTAATGGACCAAAAAataacatatatacacacacacaacactgttAGCTAGAGCTGGGCAGTATGGGAAAAATCTAAACATTTTTTCATCAGTTGATACTAATATAAAGTGATTTAACCCCGTTTTCTTTAGCATATATAGCACCTTACATGTGTGAGATCAACAAACCAAATGTAATATTAgataaagataacctgagtaaatacaaatatcagattttttatgatttcatttattaaggggaaaaaaaggggctgctttagtccaggtctgggaggagatccctcaggagaccatccaccacctcatcaggagcatgccccggtgttgtagggaggtcatacaggcacatggaggccacacacaatactgagcctcattttgacttgttttaaggacattacatcaaagttggatcagcctgtagtgtgtttttccactttcattttggttatgactccaaatccaggcctccattggttaatacaTTTCATTCCagtgatgatttttgtgtgtgttttatttatttatatatatatatatatatatatatatatatatatatatatatatatatatatatatatatatatatatatatatatatatatatttttttttttttttttttttgggcatgaccttaaacaggatGTTGAAGCTTGAAACCCCTCCAATGTCACAGAATTAAAACAAGTCTGCCAATAAGAGTAGACCACAGTTCTTCCACAGCGATATGAAAGACTCGTTGCCAGTTATTACAAATGCttaattgcagttcttgctgccaagggtggcacaaacAGTTTGCCTGTCAAACATGGATGGAGCAAGTTCAACTTTATATTGCCTATGCCTCATATTTCTATCGAGGAGAAGTTATAATTATTGTTTTATCACCCAGCTGTAATGTAAGCTAAACTGACTTGCTGAAATAACTCCAGTTTCTTACCAGGGCTAGTTGCCGTCCTATGTTTCCCATAGTTATTACCCCTGCAAAGAAGATGCAGGGTAACCAGGAGCGAATGTACAGGAAATCTGGAGAAGTATACCTGGGAAGAGAGAAGGCACCCATCACAAAAATAGCTTTTAACTATATGCACCAGAAATAACTTTGAATCAAACAAGGTTGATTTGTCACCAGAAATTCATGTCCAACTTCTATTACGCCTCTGTCCACTCAACTCaactttgttcattttctatTACAATTAAGTATCACCTCAGCCAAAAAGTTCCATGGCATCACTGATATgaggcacaaacacaaaccatcACCCCATCTAGGTTCCTCTGGATTCTGTTTTCAGCCACCAACAAAAACATCTGCGTTGGGTAGTTAATTTTATTGtatcacactgtgtgtgtgtgtgtgtgtgtgtgtgtgtgtgtgtgtgtgtgtgtgtgtgtgtgtgtgtgtgtgtgtgtgttcttagcAATGCGTAGGTCTTAACTGAAACAAATTCCTATTGTCATGTCGAGATGGCAATAAAGTATTGAATATTGAATCTAGTGTGTGGTCATTTCCCTCGTTGGTAGCTTTCAAAAACAGCTTGGAACCCTGgatgagtaggtactaaaaaagtgagtaatggaaaaccctaaaaaccaaGTCGAACTGAGGAGGAACTGATGGAAAAGCAGCATTAGTCATTTCAGACACCAAAAGTGTCCAGTACTTTGAAAAAGTCTCAagcacctctcatttctttatattttgctagaaaaatgggaaataggtgcagtaatttattgaaacatgcaaacaaaaatagaaatacagtctataaggcaaaaacattggcagtgtgcttgggatcactcgaaaaatgaagctgttgccaatcagatgcatTCCAGATGGTAAAATTTGATGGTAGTTTTATGCGTTCACAATTCTACAATTTCTCCACACATACTGACGACGATGTGAGTTTAAAATTTGGATTTATCACTGCAGATATCAATATCAATCTGTTGacattgattttcagtccagttcttatgTAATCGGACAAACTTCctgaagaatggcttcttgacagccacccttccactgagcccatttctgatgaggctttggtgaATACTAGATGGATCAGATGTATTTCAGGTcctcagatactgttcatctgctgtactCTTTGCAGGCCTGTCACTTATTCTTCTGCCCTCCACTTGCTCAGTTTCCTCAGATATCTGAGGACACACCATGCTGATATCAGCTTTTAGCTGATTGCTAATTACCTTGTtgttgcaaaaatactattttatgggaacaaattatgtgtttttgaatGCTAAGCAATCACCATTCCCGTTAGCTAACGAGTAAGTGCAACAGGAGCAGCTACGTTATCTCCTATTTAGAAGTCTTGACAGAACATCTCCAACATGGCTGTCAGCAGCTGGGAACATCTCAGTGAAGCCAGCCTGGCTCTCATTCCTCCACTGCAATCCTCACCTCCTGGACTCAGTCGTCTGTAAACCTTTCAAGGTTGTTCTGGACAGGACAAAATCCTTTTGATTTCATTTGAAGCTGTATATGAACTTTTGGGCAAAGGCCATGATCAGATACTTatctgcacattatattttggtTTAAGGGCCAAAGActacttgttaaaaaaaatactgattagTTAAAAATACTCCTATTTCATGGGTCTTTGGGACTTTCAGACCCTGCAGAggctatttttaattttaaaattttaatttaaaaataaaaattgcattcactttaatttgcattgtttacttttatttattgtgatggtcacattattgttaaaaatacatttgattagtttcaaactcataTTTCATGGGTCATTATTTGAATTTGttgtgagaagagacaacagGGTGACCGGTGGGTAGACTTGGACAGactgaaataatcgttgacCAATCAAAAAATAACTGACAGATTATTcagctaccaaaataatctttaggtGCAGCCCTAAAACCTACTGCAGTTATTGCAACCTGTATGTAATagtaagtgtgtctgtgtgtagctTTCTGTTTTGGGGAGGGATACAGCGGACCCTCCTCTAATTAAGAATGCTCTGTCGACCAGTCAGTATCGAACTGCTGGACATAGAGCAGAGTAACTACATGCTGGTATAACGTCTTATTAAACAGAGAGAACGAATATTTGTGTTGATTTATTACAGTGTGCTACATCACTCTCTTCAAAAAACACAATACAAAGGCATGCTGGACACCGGCGGCTCCTAAATTATGTGCTGCTGCGCCTGAATGATAGGCACAGCAGTGTGACCAAAGTAAACCTGAAACACATTACTGCACACAACAATTAAGGTAAATGAGTTATCAaattcatttgtcattttaattggGTTTTTCTTCAATCACCTTTCACCCTGCATTTCCtactgttttctgtgtttttacatgGTCTTGATATGGACACTGGATGTGGAGTAACTTACTGGAAGACTCCGTTGTAAACCAGGAGCTGGGTGGCCAGTGTACCCAAAAAGGCAATGCAGACTCCCAAGCCAAAGCCACTGCGGGAGCGGTCAAATGTCCACCACAGGCCAATGGAAAGGGCTGCCAGAGTCAGAGACAGCTGCACATTGTTGGCAAAGTCCACTTTCTGATGCAGGCGGAGGTCAAGGACAAGGCAGTCAATGGCTCACGTTCCAAGCTGTATTTACATATTTCCATAATACAGTGGTGGtgtacatatgcacacacagctCTATTATTTAGCTAGTAAGTCACCAAACTGTAACAGATCTTTCTAAGATCTTTGTGTTCCCCTGATTTAACCCAgcacaaaaaaattcaaatccTCTTCTTCcccaagacttttttttaaagcctgtcttgtctggcagattttgcaagtgtgatcTGAATGTACTGTTGTGTCAAACATATTCCAAGATtagctctatagattctctataggTCCCCAAGTCATTTTAACTTTGAAGAATTTTGCTTAcagctcatgaaaatcagaaatccacTGAATccagcctctgaaaatggggcaCTGTGCGTAAAAATGCCTGCAATTCCTAACAGTTAATGAAATACCTTTGTTGAACCCCTGAACTGAAGCTGAAAACCTGTACTTTGCCTACATCTTGAATGACTGATtataatccactgtggtggtgtacagtaACTATAGAGAAAAGTTTCAGTGTCCAAAAACATACAGATGTAACTGGATGTAAAACCCGACACTGAGGATACAGCACTGGCGTGGTTGATGCCcacaaacacagccacacaGCGCATCACGCTAGACCACTCCCGCTTGAACTTGTGCGGTTCACCCAGACGGCTGTCGATGCAGGGGTACAACAGCCCGATCATTGCTGTGAGGGGATAAAAGAGAGAACATGTGAGGAAAGATCAGGGAAATGAGGCAACACTGGGAGTATAGTCTTGATGAGAACAATTCAGTTGTTTTTATATAGCgctaattcacaacaacagttgcctcaaggctctttattttgtcaggtaaagaccctacaatattagggagaaaactaacactgagacgacccactatgagcaagcccttggcaacagtgggaaggagaaagtccctttcaacaggaagaacccCCTgagagaaccaggctcagggttAGAGGTGAGGTTAGAGAGAAGAAAgttgagggagacagagagccagagtttaatcattactaatgattaaatgcaagaGTGATATATAAAAACGtgtgaaaaaagcagcagcagcagcctaggcctattgcagcataactaggTGGgctggctgcagctcaggagatacagcaggtcacctactaatcataaggttggtggttcgattcctggctactccagtctgtgtgccaaagtatccttggacacacagactgatgcaaccattcagagtatgaatgtgtgtgaatattagacagaaagcacttagctgtagaaggaagtgaatgggtgaatgaggcatgttgtttaaagtgctttgtgtgctcagagtagagcagaaaagcgctCTATAGGAATGAGTCCATTTAAAGGATGGtcccagctctaactataagctctatcaaaaaggaacattttaagCCTAATATTAAAAGTACaaagtgtctgtctcccaaatccaaactggaagctggttgATCTGGAAGCTGAAGGACGTCCCTCTCTACTTGTAAAAACTCGAGAAACGAGTAAGCCTGCAGTCCGTGAGTGAAATGCTCTGCTGGGACCACTATGACATTTTTAAGACATTGATTCAATTCAGGTCCTTATATGTGAAGAGAAGGATTTGAAATTCAATCctttaacagagagccaatgaagaaaAGCCAATATGATGCATATAATGCATTCATACAGCATCCATACTATTTTGATGGAAGGATCACTCAACAAGCTTACTACACATGAGACAAtctaacaaaaacatttttaggcactttgaaactagcagcctgtcaccaaaacacaatttgttcccatttctgcaGCTGAATCTactaaaaatgccaaagaaacagtttgacaggcatttttgcaacaacaaggtgatttccaatCAGCTAACAGCCAAAAACCTGGCACAGATCCACACAGTGTGTCCTTCAAAAATCTGGAAGGCAAAAgtagtggcaggcctaaaaacacTAAATACTGTCTATCTGCTGTAAaggtcatgtccttaagaaccCTGATGCAGGACCTGAGAAATACATCTGGCCTTTCAGTTGATCTGTATAGTGTTggccaaagcctcatcagaaatagtcTGAGTGGAAAGGTAgtaggaagccattcttaagcaaagaaaacaaggggaaaagactgaggtatgccaaattacacaagaacttaCTGAAAGTCAGTGTCAACAGGTCTAATGGAGTGATGCATCCAAATTTTACACTTTAATTTTAGTTGTTGTGACTATGTAGGGAGGAAGCAgccaaaaagcctggagaattattcctGAAGACAGCTTAAAGACAGCTTGCCTGAGACAATTCAGGCAGTGCTGACGAATACAGGTGGTCGTACcgaatattgactttcaagcttgttaggattgtacaaactgtttgtctttatattgtatttccatgtatgtttgcacttttcaataaatcactgcagatTTTACTAGACTCGACACTTTTGTGCAGTTCTACACatcaacagcatgtgaaaataattttatttctcatttcatttcagaattttgaaaaacaaaaacaaaagaaaagtatTATTTGGATTGCAGCTCACATCTACATAACCTCTGACCTAACTAATGTGGCtacaaaacaaattaatttcTGCACTGTCAACAGAACGCAGAAGCCCTCCCCTGGGATACAAAGCACACTGCATGTGTTAACAGGTGGAAATGACAGGCTCCTGTAGGAGGAGCTGTGTGTCTGGGGAGGAAAACAGCATCAGGCTGTTATGCTTTGTGCTGAGCTGGTTGGGAGCAGCAGGTATTGTTCTACATTTCCATCTGTAGCATCACACCCAGAGGACAACATTTGAATAAAGCTGGCTACTCAAGCCTGGTGAGTATGTTGTGAATTTCTTTTGTAAtgctggttgtgtgtgtgtgtgtgcacaaagtTATAGTCCAGCATAAACTATATATGCTTTCTAAAAATGCCATAAGTAGTGGTAGAACTATCAAATATCCAGTGTATGCTaatctttagtttttttttaaaaggcttaATGTTTATGTCATTCTTCCCCCATGGTATTGAAAATGGTATAGAGTATTAACTATTTTCCTGGGTATCTGTATCAAGTTTGAAACTCTACAGCTGTGACCAAAAGTTTTGACAAGCattggttttcacaaagtttgctgcttcagtttttatgatggTATTGTGCAAACACTCCTGAATGCTCTAAAAGCTGATCAGATGCAgtaacttcagtttgatctgaatttagaagcaggaaatgaggtgtcatccaggccttaatgtctttaagacattcctgcagtttaattgatGTGTGagatctggcttcatggatagataaagctgagtatcatctgcataacaatgaaatgtatgcaatgttttctaataataataataataataataattaataattttttctctaatgtctaaaattttatttgtaaagaaatccatgaagtcactactagttaacgtgaaaggaatactcggctctacagagctctgactctttgtcagcctggctacagtgctgaaaacaaacctggggttgttcttattttcttcaattaatgatgaatagtaagatgtcctagctttacggagggcttttttatagagcaacaaactctttttccaggctaaatgagcatcttctaatttagtgagacgccattccctctccagctttcgggttatctgctttaagctgtgcgtttgtgaattataccacggagtcaggcacttctgatttgaagctttccttttcagaggagccacagtatccaaagtcgtacgcagtgaggatgtaaaactattgacgagataatcgacctcactgggagcagagtttaggtagctgctctgcactgtgttggcactgaagagcataacaatgaaggaattagatccttaaacttagttacagcactttcagaaagacttctactgtaataaaacttattccccactgctgtgtaatccattaaagtaaatgtaaatgttactaagaaatgatcagacaggagggggctttcagggaatactgttaggtcttcagtttctatgccatatgttaggacaagatccagagtatgattaaagtggtgggtgggctcctttacattttgagagaagccaattgaatctaacaatagattaaatgcagtgttgaggctgtcattctcagcatctacatggatgttaaaatcacccactataattattttatctgaactgagcactaaatcagataaaaagtctgagaaatcagacagaaactctgagtaaggaccaggtggacgatagataataacaaataaaacagctttttgattttcccaattaggatggacaagactaagagtcaggctttcaaaagaatgaaaactttgtctgggtctgtgattaatta is a window of Archocentrus centrarchus isolate MPI-CPG fArcCen1 unplaced genomic scaffold, fArcCen1 scaffold_36_ctg1, whole genome shotgun sequence DNA encoding:
- the insig2 gene encoding insulin-induced gene 2 protein isoform X1 translates to MSVTLTAMSDRAVASGQQRWSRSGEMHHSRGPYISVVTNRMTNLLIRGAMLFSVGVFLALVLNLLQVQRNVTLFPPDVISSIFSSAWWVPPCCGTAAAMIGLLYPCIDSRLGEPHKFKREWSSVMRCVAVFVGINHASAKVDFANNVQLSLTLAALSIGLWWTFDRSRSGFGLGVCIAFLGTLATQLLVYNGVFQYTSPDFLYIRSWLPCIFFAGVITMGNIGRQLALYEYKFIQEKSHQD
- the insig2 gene encoding insulin-induced gene 2 protein isoform X2, giving the protein MGGVGRYGAKSVSSHWSASRGCVAMIGLLYPCIDSRLGEPHKFKREWSSVMRCVAVFVGINHASAKVDFANNVQLSLTLAALSIGLWWTFDRSRSGFGLGVCIAFLGTLATQLLVYNGVFQYTSPDFLYIRSWLPCIFFAGVITMGNIGRQLALYEYKFIQEKSHQD